The following are encoded in a window of Colletotrichum lupini chromosome 3, complete sequence genomic DNA:
- a CDS encoding TAM domain methyltransferase, which produces MCADNNTNPVAQPSTATAQATQPNDTTDHEVVLIAEDHDESDAESNLGSSVASSSTSVSSSILEYRIENGRTYHAYKDGKYFFPNDERENDRLDLQHNLFILTFDNKLATAPPNDPRSKVGNVLDVGTGSGIWAIDFGEEHPDAEVCGVDLSAVQPEFVPPNVKFEIDDIDQPWTFSKPFDYIHSRMMNSSIKDWKAYIQTCFDNLSPGGYLELIEFDAVPTSDDGTLKPDSAITKSATLLFDAAAIIGQPFEDISRMKDVLIETGFEDVHKQLYKWPTNSWPKNPKYKELGIWNHENAIAGWEGFCMAPCTRVHGWSREEVLVLMAEARKEFKDRTIHAYFNM; this is translated from the exons ATGTGTGCAGATAACAACACGAACCCGGTGGCTCAACCGTCAACGGCGACGGCTCAGGCAACGCAACCCAACGACACGACCGATCATGAAGTTGTGCTCATTGCTGAGGACCACGACGAGAGCGACGCTGAATCGAACCTTGGCAGC AGCGTTGCATCCTCGAGTACGAGTGTCAGCAGTTCTATCTTGGAATACAGGATAGAGAACGGGAGAACGTATCACGCGTATAAAGACGGCA AATACTTCTTCCCGAATGATGAGAGGGAAAATGACCGGCTTG ATCTCCAGCACAACCTCTTCATCTTGACTTTTGATAACAAGCTCGCAACTGCTCCACCCAATGATCCAAGATCGAAGGTTGGCAATGTTCTCGACGTTGGAACTGGTAGCGGTATCTGGGCTATCGACTTTGGGGAAGAGCACCCTGATGCTGAGGTTTGCGGAGTCGATCTTTCAGCTGTCCAGCCTGAATT TGTGCCACCAAATGTCAAGTTTGAGATAGACGATATCGATCAGCCTTGGACATTCTCGAAACCATTTGACTACATTCATAGTCGGATGATGAATTCGTCCATCAAAGACTGGAAGGCCTACATACAGACGTGCTTCGA CAATCTGAGTCCCGGAGGGTACTTGGAGCTGATTGAATTCGATGCCGTGCCAACATCAGATGATGGCACCCTGAAGCCCGACTCAGCAATCACGAAGTCCGCCACCCTACTCTTCGATGCGGCAGCCATCATTGGTCAACCGTTCGAGGACATCAGCAGGATGAAAGATGTCCTGATCGAGACCGGGTTCGAGGACGTACACAAACAGCTCTACAAGTGGCCGACAAACTCTTGGCCCAAGAATCCGAAGTACAAGGAGTTGGGAATCTGGAATCATGAGAATGCCATCGCTGGCTGGGAGGGCTTCTGCATGGCTCCGTGCACTCGGGTCCATGGGTGGAGCAGGGAAGAAGTGCTTGTTCTCATGGCTGAGGCCCGCAAAGAGTTCAAGGATAGGACTATCCATGCGTATTTCAACATGTGA
- a CDS encoding 3'-5' exonuclease codes for MASPQDFKSLQDKIQAALVATVKSVNRVSAEDLPFQRAVNPSVGDDLDAKTTRILELSTTLLKSAAEVCGLNAPDLEDPDDVDMRWRSIVDVVDSVLEKADTSIDEYTGALKRKDAPATDAAPQSKKPKTAGGVVRSANITKPQLHFDQPVDNSAQWKPLITEKPHATVPLEKSLITSETEEGFVQYDYQAFLPLMFPRVPSSDKVAYKAAANSRRRPEKLLFLSDTDRKIRYKHPYEAEILEAKYPDRVYEQAEPIPWQPVEGTEAIYVDTYEGVLKMLKDLKKAKEIAVDLEHHDFRTYVGLTSLMQISTREQDWIVDTLKPWRQQLQVLNEVFADPSIIKVFHGPFMDMVWLQRDLGLYVNGLFDTGSACEALHYPQKSLAFLLKKFVNFDADKKYQLADWRVRPLSDEMLYYARSDTHFLLYIYDKMRNELVMKSDRGNPSTDYIEMTLQKSKTLSLSRYGGETFDPKSGKGSKGWYNTLLKHPMPFSGQQFAVYRAIWEWRDEVARKEDESTAFVMPNGIVGDIAKHMPPDAKALHALIPNHAFIARKNVTEIWTRYQEARERGINEPRLLDFFKSELPRAAAKPLAVAASEDTVEGALEPALLSESQLFGRMALSSAWEQPASAANGLGEYVMLPWQKFVQNAKTVEVAPEEDVAMEGGVEEEAKAAAAAQPAEPEVEEEFTLKAGTKRKAPAADASDVSDNESESGESSIDIVLERPESERKSKKHGKTDAGEREAKVAAKRADKVARYTEDYDKAAAEVQRLEKEVAKKKAEPAQLEEAKETAAEKQRKLQGYLTAINNRKSKTEKKAAKKAEKAQKEAEKKAKKEQKRAAKKAKKEAKKAEQQEADGVDSSDSDEEEETFDYSKATSVLHAARTGNRGKTHVKPTFDPYAKTGDEPLKGARKAPPPRGERSATFRK; via the exons ATGGCGTCCCCCCAGGACTTCAAGTCTCTTCAGGACAAGATCCAGGCCGCGCTCGTGGCCACTGTCAAGTCGGTCAACCGTGTCTCCGCCGAGGACCTGCCCTTCCAGCGCGCTGTCAACCCCAGCGTCGGCGACGATCTCGACGCCAAAACCACACGGATTCTCGAGCTCTCGACCACACTGCTCAAGTCAGCTGCAGAGGTCTGCGGACTAAATGCGCCCGATCTCGAAGATCCCGACGACGTGGATATGCGCTGGCGAAGCATCGTGGACGTTGTCGACTCAGTCTTGGAGAAAGCCGACACATCCATTGACGAGTACACCGGAGCTTTGAAGAGGAAGGATGCGCCTGCTACTGATGCC GCTCCCCAATCGAAGAAGCCCAAGACGGCTGGAGGCGTTGTCCGCAGCGCCAACATCACTAAACCCCAACTCCACTTCGATCAGCCGGTCGACAACAGCGCTCAATGGAAGCCCCTCATTACCGAAAAGCCTCATGCTACGGTGCCTTTGGAGAAAAGCCTGATAACTAGCGAAACAGAAGAGGGTTTTGTTCAGTATGACTACCAAGCTTTCTTACCGTTGATGTTTCCTAGAGTGCCTAGTTCCGACAAGGTCGCATACAAGGCTGCAGCCAACTCGCGCAGGAGACCGGAGAAGTTACTATTTCTCAGTGATACTGACAGAAAGATCAGATACAAGCATCCGTACGAAGCCGAAATCCTCGAGGCGAAATACCCCGACCGAGTCTACGAACAAGCCGAGCCGATTCCATGGCAGCCCGTCGAAGGTACGGAAGCTATTTACGTCGACACATACGAAGGGGTCCTGAAGATGCTGAAGGACCTCAAGAAGGCCAAGGAAATTGCCGTCGACCTGGAACATCACGACTTCAGAACATATGTCGGACTCACCTCGTTGATGCAGATAAGCACAAGAGAACAGGACTGGATTGTAGACACTCTGAAGCCATGGAGACAGCAGCTCCAGGTACTCAACGAAGTCTTTGCCGACCCTAGTATAATCAAG GTCTTCCACGGCCCATTTATGGACATGGTCTGGCTGCAGCGCGATCTCGGTCTGTATGTCAACGGTCTGTTCGATACCGGAAGTGCATGCGAAGCGCTACACTACCCCCAAAAAAGCTTGGCATTTCTTCTCAAGAAGTTTGTCAACTTTGACGCCGACAAGAAGTACCAACTTGCCGACTGGAGAGTGCG CCCCCTTTCTGACGAGATGCTGTACTATGCCCGTTCTGATACCCACTTCCTGCTTTATATCTACGACAAGATGCGCAACGAGCTCGTGATGAAGTCGGACAGGGGCAACCCCAGCACCGACTACATCGAAATGACGCTCCAGAAATCCAAAACTCTCTCATTGAGTCGGTATGGTGGTGAGACGTTCGACCCCAAGTCTGGCAAGGGAAGCAAGGGCTGGTACAACACTCTTCTGAAGCACCCTATGCCCTTTTCGGGCCAGCAATTTGCCGTATATAGAGCCATCTGGGAATGGAGAGACGAGGTGGCACGGAAAGAGGACGAAAGTACAGCCTTTGTTATGCCCAATGGTATCGTTGGCGATATCGCAAAACACATGCCACCCGACGCCAAGGCTCTACATGCACTGATACCGAACCACGCCTTCATCGCACGGAAAAATGTTACGGAGATATGGACGCGCTACCAGGAGGCACGTGAAAGGGGCATCAACGAACCGCGTCTGCTGGACTTTTTCAAGTCGGAGCTTCCAAGGGCCGCTGCTAAGCCTTTGGCAGTGGCTGCGAGCGAGGATACGGTCGAGGGAGCGCTGGAACCTGCCCTCCTGTCAGAGTCACAGCTGTTCGGCCGCATGGCTCTGAGCTCGGCCTGGGAACAACCAGCCTCTGCAGCTAATGGCCTTGGAGAGTATGTCATGCTCCCGTGGCAGAAGTTTGTGCAAAATGCGAAAACGGTCGAGGTCGCTCCCGAGGAAGATGTTGCTATGGAGGGAGGCGTCGAGGAGGAAGCCAAGGCTGCTGCGGCCGCTCAGCCCGCTGAGCCTGAGGTGGAGGAGGAATTCACCCTCAAGGCTGGCACGAAACGGAAAGCCCCTGCAGCAGACGCTTCTGATGTTAGCGACAACGAGTCAGAATCCGGCGAGAGCTCCATCGACATCGTTTTGGAGCGGCCAGAGTCCGAGAGGAAGTCAAAGAAGCACGGCAAGACGGATGCTGGCGAGCGCGAGGCAAAGGTGGCTGCGAAGAGAGCAGACAAGGTGGCGCGCTACACGGAAGATTACGACAAGGCCGCGGCCGAGGTACAACGCTTGGAGAAGGAAGTCgccaagaagaaggccgagCCGGCTCAATTGGAGGAGGCGAAGGAGACGGCCGCGGAGAAGCAGAGAAAACTGCAAGGATACCTGACGGCGATCAACAACCGCAAGTCCAAGAcggagaagaaggcggcgAAGAAGGCCGAGAAGGCTCAAAAGGAGGCGGAGAAGAAGGCGAAGAAGGAACAGAAGCGTGCCGCgaagaaggccaagaagGAGGCGAAGAAAGCCGAGCAGCAGGAGGCTGACGGTGTGGACTCGAGCGACagcgacgaggaggaggagacgtTTGACTACAGCAAGGCCACATCGGTGCTCCATGCGGCGAGGACAGGCAACCGCGGCAAGACACACGTCAAGCCGACGTTTGATCCGTATGCGAAGACGGGCGATGAGCCGCTCAAGGGCGCGAGAAAGGCGCCGCCTCCCAGAGGTGAGAGGAGCGCTACGTTTAGGAAATAG
- a CDS encoding N-acetylglucosaminyl transferase component, which yields LFLVPSCLVPFSKVRVEYLYSIGRPDCRDSRVRYPRPHPSTTPRPFFFFFFFSSPLEHLCAKQHNTNCGATSTYSNHRTKPVLARPSSSSESSPRHVESSLRSHDPFQAFTPLFPPALVPQSPPPSPQSDAQSRSFPPRHTSTSPWRQASACTIQGNNDSMHPLSVLSLGIFVAGYITARWDLVTRLYELAIFAWDYGVITRAAKGFALLTFVYLVIFIPVERLATKEANLRSDLPGVVVGWRNSSLDVFVVAILDDVDAGHVEFALKIGTLFRNSPHPVNSIYERCGHNAMHVLGLTNPSEAVVLDPSLFIATTPAGAKSPRIACAKALSIQIILYDRPRPSRMQYISLNPISLALGNKEAPGLPPTEHMAEEERQELKVKEEKRKLVEKLKQHTIIKRSPSPKERALPKTVNQINWSWELEQLLQKNISRIGTRPKRSLSVSERVVEHATSMRNFVWDLLIFYLLPLIQWGFVYMLMGHRAVAELLLQILEFRLRDDYLALKDISATAQQVEIRLQQFCYWPMQYTTLRQRKNDWESVTTSHPDYIRFYNSLWLVANDVIIGIALGSYIIDNAEWAANAISELLRVYTVEALQRSISWLMGWPAGLKLNSELALFLGDLFLWVIDYWSNCIATLQPLLPHIIWFIGFSSFAGASMPIAMFSDLLSSLTVHIYSFYLASARIYHWQLTILISLFHLFRGKKHNVLRNRIDSCDYDLDQLLVGTILFTLLFFLLPTVVVFYLNFAVARMAASVLNFEIPLTIDLIILPTSHRPPSSTSRYIIPPLSPPCVYREIASNTPHQSIPLTFRAMFHQYFQMGNRIRKHYLSPTVVLCLVTGKFVPPLNRKNLYSLQYSMLPARRASFRQMWDAITTVQPSRKPVPFVMNGKRYPTGIGGGGRTRYHH from the exons TTGTTTCTAGTCCCATCTTGTCTTGTGCCCTTTTCCAAGGTCCGCGTCGAGTACCTTTACTCCATCGGCCGTCCAGACTGCAGAGACTCGAGAGTAAGGTATCCACGCCCACATCCCTCCACGACTCCACgtcccttcttcttcttcttcttcttctcctccccTCTAGAACATCTCTGCGCAAAGCAACACAACACCAACTGCGGTGCTACATCAACGTATTCGAATCATCGCACCAAGCCAGTCCTCGCCcgaccctcctcctcctccgaaAGCTCTCCAAGACACGTCGAATCAAGCTTGCGATCCCACGATCCTTTCCAAGCTTTCACCCCCCTCTTCCCCCCCGCGCTTGTCCCGCAATCACCGCCGCCGAGTCCGCAGTCCGACGCTCAATCTAGGTCCTTTCCGCCCCGACATACCAGTACCTCTCCTTGGCGACAAGCCTCGGCATGCACTATCCAAGGGAATAACGATTCTATGCACCCCCTCTCGGTTCTCAGCCTTGGGATCTTCGTAGCTGGCTACATCACCGCTCGATGGGATCTGGTCACACGTCTCTATGAGCTTGCCATTTTCGCCTGGGACTACGGAGTTATT ACACGCGCCGCCAAAGGTTTCGCGCTCTTGACCTTCGTCTACCTCGTCATATTCATCCCCGTGGAACGATTGGCCACCAAGGAGGCGAACCTG CGCTCCGACCTGCCTGGCGTCGTCGTGGGATGGAGGAACTCGAGCCTGGATGTCTTCGTCGTAGCCATTCTTGACGATGTCGAT GCCGGCCATGTCGAATTCGCCCTCAAAATCGGCACCCTCTTCCGAAACTCCCCTCACCCCGTCAATAGCATCTACGAACGATGCGGCCACAATGCGATGCACGTCCTCGGTCTGACGAACCCTAGCGAAGCCGTCGTACTCGATCCCTCCCTCTTCATCGCGACAACACCAGCCGGCGCAAAATCGCCCCGAATCGCGTGCGCAAAGGCTCTCAGCATACAGATCATACTCTACGACCGACCGCGCCCCAGCAGAATGCAGTACATCTCGCTGAACCCCATCTCGCTCGCGCTTGGGAATAAGGAGGCACCGGGCCTACCGCCGACAGAACACATGGCTGAAGAAGAGAGGCAGGAGCTGAAGGTGAAGGaggaaaagagaaagttggTGGAAAAGCTTAAACAACACACCATCATCAAGCGGTCTCCGTCACCAAAAGAGAGAGCACTACCAAAAACTGTGAATCAAATCAACTGGTCGTGGGAGCTGGAGCAGCTGTTGCAGAAGAACATCTCCCGGATCGGCACCCGACCCAAGCGATCTCTCAGCGTCTCGGAGCGAGTGGTGGAGCATGCGACATCAATGCGGAATTTCGTCTGGGACCTCTTGATCTTCTACCTGCTTCCGCTGATACAGTGGGGGTTTGTGTATATGCTCATGGGTCACAGGGCGGTCGCCGAGTTGCTCCTCCAAATTTTGGAATTCCGATTGAGGGACGACTACCTAGCTTTGAAGGACATATCGGCAACGGCGCAACAAGTAGAGATCCGATTGCAGCAGTTTTGCTACTGGCCCATGCAGTACACCACTTTGCGACAGCGCAAGAATGACTGGGAGAGCGTCACGACCAGTCACCCTGACTACATACGGTTCTACAATAGCCTATGGCTCGTCGCCAACGATGTCATCATTGGTATTGCGTTGGGCTCCTACATCATTGACAACGCGGAGTGGGCCGCCAACGCAATCAGCGAGCTTCTGAGGGTGTACACGGTCGAGGCGCTTCAAAGAAGTATATCGTGGCTAATGGGATGGCCTGCGGGTTTGAAGCTGAACAGCGAGCTGGCTCTCTTCCTAGGAGATCTTTTCCTCTGGGTCATTGACTACTGGTCAA ACTGTATCGCGACGCTTCAGCCGTTATTGCCACATATCATCTGGTTCATTGGCTTTTCCAGCTTCGCCGGAGCCAGCATGCCCATTGCCATGTTCTCCGACCTGCTTTCCAGCTTGACCGTCCACATTTACTCCTTTTATCTGGCATCTGCCCGGATCTACCATTGGCAGCTCACAATTCTCATCTCCCTCTTTCACCTGTTCCGTGGCAAGAAGCACAATGTCCTCCGCAATCGTATCGACTCGTGCGACTACGACCTGGACCAGCTTCTTGTGGGCACCATCCTCTTCACCCtactcttcttcctcctcccgACCGTGGTGGTGTTCTACTTGAACTTCGCCGTCGCACGAATG GCGGCATCCGTTTTGAACTTCGAGATACCCTTGACtatagacttaataatacttccAACGAGCCACCGACCTCCGTCATCTACCTCAAGGTATATCATTCCTCCCTTGTCACCACCGTGTGTTTATAGAGAAATCGCTTCTAACACGCCTCACCAGTCCATCCCCCTCACCTTCCGCGCCATGTTCCACCAGTACTTCCAGATGGGCAACCGCATCCGCAAGCACTACCTCTCGCCCACGGTGGTACTCTGCCTGGTGACGGGCAAGTTCGTCCCGCCGCTCAACCGCAAGAACCTGTACAGCCTGCAGTACAGCATGCTCCCCGCGCGCCGCGCGAGCTTCCGCCAGATGTGGGACGCCATCACGACGGTGCAGCCCAGCAGGAAGCCCGTGCCGTTTGTGATGAATGGGAAAAGGTATCCCACGGGGATCGGGGGCGGGGGGAGGACCAGGTATCATCACTAG
- a CDS encoding D-isomer specific 2-hydroxyacid dehydrogenase, whose amino-acid sequence MADPATEVKKPARPPSATHHVIVKLETIHVPPPEVNDGDLGPGVTHEVIGYEYTRPSESAVAAARAWPASVLITTTVPIHKETLGEAPYLKCIITETVGTDHIDLEECRRRGVTVIYSPNATVEAVSEHALGLYFSSRRRFVTLHNTMMDHAEGRPNPWRAKGSMSSLLLDSEGRPPHTCGNEVVGMVGYGPIGQRVAKMCRSLGMKVLVAARKNDAAPAVNGNGVTPAAAARPNGNGDVHRTPFAEVICRATTLFLIVPLTAETKNLVGEAEMATMRPDAVIINVGRGGTVNEAALVAALREGRISGAATDVYEVEPAGSGQDSVLLGQEAKGLNLTLTPHLAWCADQTRVNIRRAVGENVRLFFGGGKGSNVVLDMR is encoded by the exons ATGGCCGACCCCGCGACAGAAGTAAAGAAGCCCGCCCGCCCGCCCTCGGCTACGCACCACGTCATCGTCAAGCTCGAGACGATCCACGTGCCGCCTCCGGAGGTCAATGATGGTGACCTGGGACCGGGAGTGACGCATGAAGTTATTGGGTACGAGTATACCCGGCCCTCGGAGAGCGCCGTcgcggcggcgagggcgtGGCCTGCGAGCGTGCTGATTACGACAACTGTGCCTATTCATAAGGAGACGCTTGGGGAGGCGCCGTATTT AAAGTGTATCATCACAGAGACGGTGGGAACAGATCACATCGATCTAGAGGAGTGCAGGCGTCGCGGCGTGACCGTGATATACTCACCCAACGCGACAGTCGAAGCCGTCTCCGAGCACGCCCTCGGCTTG TACTTCTCATCCCGCCGACGCTTCGTGACGCTCCACAACACGATGATGGACCACGCTGAGGGCCGTCCGAACCCCTGGCGCGCAAAGGGGAGCATGTcctccctcctcctcgaCAGCGAGGGCCGCCCGCCGCATACGTGCGGCAACGAGGTGGTGGGGATGGTCGGCTACGGGCCCATAGGGCAGCGCGTCGCCAAGATGTGTCGCTCGCTGGGCATGAAGGTCCTCGTCGCTGCGAGGAAGAACGATGCCGCGCCTGCTGTGAACGGTAACGGGGTGACtcccgctgccgccgctcGGCCGAATGGCAACGGAGACGTCCACCGCACGCCCTTCGCAGAGGTCATCTGTCGCGCAACGACACTCTTCCTCATCGTGCCCCTCACGGCGGAGACCAAAAACCTCGTCGGCGAGGCTGAGATGGCGACGATGAGGCCTGACGCCGTGATTATCAACGTCGGGCGGGGCGGGACCGTGAATGAGGCTGCGCTGGTGGCAGCGTTGCGGGAGGGTAGGATCTCGGGGGCGGCGACGGATGTTTATGAGGTTGAGCCGGCGGGGAGTGGGCAGGATAGTGTGTTACTGGGGCAGGAGGCAAAGGGCTTAAACTTGACGCTGACGCCGCATTTGGCGTGGTGCGCTGATCAGACGAGGGTGAATATCCGGAGGGCTGTCGGAGAGAATGTGAGGTTGTTTTTCGGGGGCGGGAAGGGTAGTAATGTTGTGCTTGATATGCGGTGA